A DNA window from Lathyrus oleraceus cultivar Zhongwan6 unplaced genomic scaffold, CAAS_Psat_ZW6_1.0 chrUn0079, whole genome shotgun sequence contains the following coding sequences:
- the LOC127112326 gene encoding 18.1 kDa class I heat shock protein-like, protein MSLFSNSIFGRRRSKSPQDHHHHHHQSRNNHPSHQTHGYEVSQTHTPHITLPPNFHEPSPIVDTIDIEWKETPEAHVFKAHLPGMKRSDVRVEVDDDRMLCIICEKSVEMEEQSGGWHRIEVASGHFVQRLTLPENSKVDHVKAYMDNDVLTINVPKNRVVNKRVRNVQVSHV, encoded by the coding sequence ATGTCACTCTTTTCCAATAGTATCTTTGGTCGAAGAAGATCAAAATCACCACAagatcatcatcatcatcatcaccaatcAAGGAACAACCACCCATCACACCAAACCCATGGTTATGAAGTTTCTCAAACCCACACACCCCATATAACACTACCACCAAATTTCCACGAGCCATCACCAATTGTCGACACCATTGACATAGAGTGGAAAGAAACCCCTGAAGCTCATGTTTTCAAAGCACATCTTCCGGGGATGAAACGAAGCGACGTGAGAGTTGAAGTTGATGATGACAGAATGCTATGTATCATTTGTGAGAAGAGTGTCGAAATGGAAGAACAAAGTGGTGGATGGCACCGTATTGAGGTTGCTAGTGGTCATTTTGTTCAGCGTCTTACTTTGCCTGAAAACTCTAAGGTTGATCATGTTAAGGCTTATATGGATAATGATGTGCTCACTATTAATGTTCCTAAGAATAGAGTTGTCAACAAACGTGTTAGGAATGTTCAAGTTTCTCATGTTTGA